A single window of Rubripirellula lacrimiformis DNA harbors:
- a CDS encoding glycoside hydrolase: protein MAIAIVWGNVFVGTTPLVHADESVAVDSNADDSGVDDSGTGHSGVVPFSIERTVMASGYDGTRCWVHARAGAIPAVDAKSPPTVVVTSQPLMITGSDVFYALNSSLTNDLGQTWSPLTEQPGFQRWAIDDRSEETICDFTPAWHEASGKLLGTGQTVRYLDNKVMHVRPRFTAYSVYDPASDAWGKPKMLKMPAGSRFENCGAGSVQRYDLPNGDILLPVSFKEPKATQYSVAVCRCRFDGTDLTYVEHGSELTIDVKRGLYEPSITKHGDRFYLTMRNDDHGYVATSSDGVNFETPRRWTFDDGTDLGNYNTQQHWVTHANGLFLVYTRKGADNDHVFRHRAPLFIAEVDPEKLQVIRSTEQIVVPQRGARLGNFGVANITPDETWVVVTEWMQTWRHPDVVIPVDNPYGADNSIFVAKIHWNSGSEER, encoded by the coding sequence GTGGCCATCGCCATCGTCTGGGGGAACGTGTTCGTCGGGACGACGCCGCTGGTACACGCGGATGAATCCGTCGCTGTTGATTCCAATGCGGATGATTCCGGTGTGGATGATTCCGGTACTGGTCATTCCGGTGTGGTGCCGTTTTCGATCGAGCGAACGGTGATGGCCAGCGGTTATGACGGTACCCGATGCTGGGTTCATGCGCGGGCCGGTGCCATTCCAGCGGTCGATGCCAAGTCGCCGCCAACGGTGGTCGTCACCAGCCAACCACTGATGATCACCGGATCGGACGTGTTCTACGCACTCAACTCGTCGCTGACCAACGACCTGGGGCAGACTTGGTCGCCGTTGACCGAACAACCCGGATTCCAGCGTTGGGCGATCGATGACCGTAGTGAGGAAACCATTTGCGACTTCACGCCGGCATGGCACGAAGCATCGGGGAAACTTTTGGGCACCGGTCAAACGGTTCGCTACCTTGACAACAAAGTGATGCATGTTCGACCACGCTTCACCGCGTACTCGGTCTATGACCCGGCATCAGACGCCTGGGGGAAACCAAAGATGTTGAAGATGCCGGCGGGATCCCGATTCGAAAACTGTGGTGCCGGCAGTGTGCAACGATACGATTTGCCGAACGGCGATATCTTGTTGCCAGTGTCCTTCAAAGAACCCAAGGCGACGCAGTACTCCGTCGCTGTTTGTCGGTGCCGGTTTGATGGCACCGACCTGACTTATGTTGAACATGGCAGCGAGTTGACCATCGATGTGAAACGTGGATTGTACGAGCCGTCGATTACCAAGCACGGTGACCGTTTCTATCTGACGATGCGCAACGACGATCATGGCTACGTCGCCACCAGCAGTGATGGGGTGAATTTCGAAACACCGCGGCGGTGGACGTTTGACGATGGCACGGACTTGGGCAATTACAACACGCAACAGCACTGGGTCACGCACGCCAATGGTCTGTTCCTTGTCTACACGCGGAAAGGGGCTGACAACGATCATGTGTTTCGTCACCGTGCGCCCCTGTTTATTGCTGAGGTGGATCCCGAGAAGTTGCAGGTGATCCGATCGACCGAGCAGATCGTGGTGCCGCAGCGCGGCGCCCGTTTGGGAAATTTTGGCGTCGCCAATATCACCCCCGATGAAACCTGGGTGGTGGTCACCGAATGGATGCAGACGTGGCGTCACCCCGATGTTGTGATCCCAGTCGACAACCCCTACGGCGCCGACAACAGCATCTTTGTCGCGAAGATCCACTGGAACTCGGGCAGCGAAGAACGCTAG